The following are encoded together in the Macadamia integrifolia cultivar HAES 741 chromosome 10, SCU_Mint_v3, whole genome shotgun sequence genome:
- the LOC122090854 gene encoding ribonuclease P protein subunit p25-like protein, producing MDRYQRVEKPRPESMINENEIRITTQGLIRNYISYSTSLLQEKRVREIVLKAMGQAISKTVAIAEIIKKRIPGLYQETTIGSISITDVWEPIEEGLVPLEMTRYVSMISISLSTRELNKNSPGYQAPSREQQQLKQQYQQPKQQYQQQAPAPISGANEDSYVRGRGRGRGRGRGRGWGRGGYGNTQENGGYWNWGRGGGRGRGGVYRGAGYDRGRGGGRGYGRGHGRMGGRGRGIWN from the exons ATGGATAGATATCAGAGAGTCGAGAAACCGAGGCCAGAGTCGATGATAAACGAGAATGAGATCCGAATCACAACCCAGGGCCTGATAAGGAACTATATCAGCTATTCAACTAGTCTCCTTCAA GagaaaagagtgagagagattgTCTTGAAGGCAATGGGACAGGCAATCAGCAAGACAGTGGCCATTGCTGAGATTATAAAG AAGAGAATCCCAGGATTATATCAAGAAACTACCATCGGCTCAATTAGCATAACTGATGTATGGGAGCCCATTGAGGAGGGACTTGTGCC CTTGGAGATGACGCGTTATGTTTCGATGATTTCAATCTCTTTGTCAACAAGGGAGCTAAACAAAAACTCTCCTGG GTATCAAGCTCCATCACGTGAGCAGCAGCAGCTGAAGCAGCAGTATCAGCAACCGAAGCAACAGTATCAGCAACAAGCTCCTGCTCCAATCAGTGGTGCTAATGAAG ATTCATATGTGCGGGGACGTGGACGTGGTCGTGGtagagggagaggaaggggTTGGGGGAGAGGTGGATATGGGAATACCCAAG AGAATGGTGGCTATTGGAATTGGGGTCGAGGTGGCGGCCGAGGCAGAGGTGGGGTCTATCGTG GTGCTGGATATGACAGAGGCAGAGGTGGAGGCAGGGGTTATGGTCGTGGACATGGACGAATGGGTGGCCGTGGGAGGGGTATTTGGAACTAG